Genomic segment of Paenibacillus polymyxa:
CGTTTGTGCACCGGTCAAATAATGAGCCAGTACACGGCCGTTCGTCAAAATAAGCGGGTACTCCTCTGATATCTCCTCTCCTGCTCCACAGCTTTCAACCACCGTAAAAACAGCCTTTTGATCAGAATGGGCAAAGGTTTCCCGAAACATCATATCCATACCGGCTCTGTCCGTAGACGGGCATGGCCAATATACTCCTTCTTCACGACGCAGCCTGTCATATGTGATCCCATAATAATCGGCAGGACCGCCCCGGCTGGCGAGCCGCAGTTCTTCAAAGATATGCTCAGCATCCCTGTAAGAGAAATAGCTGCCCTTGTTTAGCTTTGCAGCCAACTGACACAAAATGTTCCAGTCATCTCTAGCCTCGCCCGGTGCAGGCCTCGCCGCTTCCCGCAGCAGAACGCGGCCCTCCAGATTGGTCATCGTCCCCGTATTCTCCAAATAAGACGTCACAGGTAAAACAACGTCGGCCATCCGTGCGGTTTCAGTGAGAAACATATCCGCCACAACCAGCAGATTCAGCTTTTTGAGGGCTTCCTCCACCAGCCGGACATTCGGGTTAGATACAACAGGATTAGAGCCCATCACGAACAGAGCTTGGATTTCTCGCTGATGAACAAGCTCCATCATTTCATATGCGGACACCCCTTTTCCCGGCAAACTGCTTGGTTCAACTCCCCACACGGACGCCACATAGAATCGATCTTCTTCATTCTCAATCGATCTGTAGCCAGGAAGCTGGTCAGCCTTTTGGCCGTGCTCTCTCCCCCCTTGCCCGTTTCCTTGTCCTGTGATAGCCCCATAACCGCATCCTTCCCTTCCTATCTTGCCAGTGGCCAGCACCAGATTAAGAAATGCACGCACCGCCATATGTCCATCTGTCTGCTGTTCGACACCTCTGGCCGTAAAAACGATGCCAGTCTCCACACTGCCAAAGGCACGTGCTGCCTGCCGGATCATTTCTACCTCAATTCCGCACAACGCAGCCGATTCGCTCAGATCCACACCCTTCAAATGAGTCAACAGCTGGTCATAGGCGTTGGTCCGCTTGCGGATAAACTCTTCATTCGCAAATCCTTCATCCACGATGACCTTTAGCATGGCATTGGCCAGCACAGCATCCGTACCCGGCTTGATTTGTAGGTGCAAATCGGCGGCCGCCGCCGTTGGTGTCGCGCGCGGGTCAATCACGATGATAAACGCGCCGTTTTCCTTCGCCTCGTGAAAATAAGGCATTAACGTCGGCTGGCATTCAGCGATATTTGTACCTGCGAGTACAATACAACGAGCTAATGGAATATCAGCCAATCTGCAGGTCAGTCCGCGATCAACGCCAAACACTTTACTACCAGCGGATGCCGCTGCCGACATGCAGAAGCGCCCGTTATAATCGATATATCGCGTACCTACAGCCACTCTTGCAAATTTACCGAGTAAATAGGCCGTTTCATTGGAGAGTGAACCTCCACCGTAAATTCCGATTGCATCGGCACCCTGTGTGGACAGTAGCGTAGAGAAACTGCTAGCTATAGTATCCAATGCCTCCTCCCACTTGACGGGAACAAGTTTGCCCTCTTTGCGTATGAGAGGCTGTACCAGCCTTTCCGCATGAGTCGCATGCTGATGCGCATTCATTCCCTTGATGCACAGCCTACCCTGCGAGGCTGCATTAGGCTTCCCTTCCGCGTTATACACTGTACGGATGATACCTGCGAGTGTCTCTGTACCCGTGCTAACGGTCATCTTACATTGCACGCTGCAAAACGGGCACTGCGTATCCATTACTGACGATACATGTAGCCCAGCTTCCGGTTTGCTTTCTCCTGACTGACACATCAAAGTCACCTCCCCTTCGCCATTTTTCGTAATTTTATTGTCTGCACACGCTAGATATATCGCCACAACTCCAACTCAACCCGTCATCCTGTCAGCATTGTGGTCCGTAGGCTGCCCGCCAGTTCACTTCGAAGAGCAGCATCAAGCACACTTTCCCGTAGCGCCATAACGCCAGTCCTTTCAATCCACTCCCACATTTTCTCCCCGTACCGGGCACTATGTCGGTATATTCGCAAGCAAACTGCAGCCAGCAGGACCGCTTCTGTCGGGTCCTCCTCCAATCCAAGCAGCTGCCCCTGGCGAACCGGATGCTCAGCATGACCACCGGCATAAACCTCCCAGCCTGCTGGAGATCGGGATATTCCAATATCGTGGACAAGTACACCTCCGGGATACTCCGATCCAGGACAAACAGAAACTGTAACCAACGAGGGCAATGCGAGACTTCCCCATAAAGTTGCCAACCGCTCCCTTAGCCAGGCTACTTCTACAAATGCCTGATCCATCAGGTCCGACTCAACAAAAGCCTGATTCTCGGCATTTAGGTTCGTAAAGCGCAGACCCGCAGAGGGCGCTTCTCCTCCGCACTGCGCGGCGACCTGAACCGCAACACCAGAACTTAATGGATTTGTCGCAGATCTGTCGCGCAACCCGAGAGATTCCAAATAATAAAGTACAGCTGGACGACATAATTCACACCCCTGCTGTCTGGTCCAACCGAGACGGGACACTACTTCCTTTGGTGTCTGACAGGCTGCGTCCACCATAGCTGTCTTAAGCGAATCATGATCGTAGTGCGTACATCCACACACAGGGACCACTTCTTGGGCGGTCGGAGTAACTACAGGCCCAGAAACTGTCGATCGGGACAAACTATTTTTGACCAGTGCAGCCACCAGCGGCCGACAGCCCCCACAGGAACCGGATGCTTTGGTCCGGCTTTTCACTTCTTCCACCGTCTTCAGCTTATCCGTAGCAATCGCTCGCAAAATAGCCCCCTTACTTACGCCGTTGCATGCACATACCATCTCCTCTTCCGGCAGTGCGGCTACCGCATCCTCTGCTCTGCTCTCGCTGTTATCCTGGGATGCAAGCTCTGTAGCCGACGCGCCGCGCCGTACCATACCGAGCAGGGAGTTACTTTCCGCCGTATCTCCGAATAAAATGGCACCCGTGACAGCACCGGCATGCATCATCACTTTTTTGTAAACCTCCTGCATCCCGTTATACTCCATGACCGCTATTTCGCTTCCCTCTTCGCGAATGTCCCCTACGGAAAACAGATGAATCCCCGCTACCTTGAGCTGCGCATACGGAACCGTCCCTTCATAGGGAGCCGTTTCGCGACCACAAATAACTTTTGCCAGCACTTTGCCCTGCTCATATAGCGGCGCCACTAGCCCGTATGAAATCCCGCGATGCTCAGCACATTCGCCGACGGCATAAATACCGGGAATACTCGTGCGCATATAATCATCCACGACAATGGCACGGTTTACGGTCAGACCGCTGTCCTGAGCTAATTCGATATTCGGTCGGATACCAACCGCCAGCACAACCAAATCCGTTTCCAACCTGTTCCCGTCCGCAAATATCAATCCTTGCGCCCTGTTTCGGCCTATGATGTTGACCGTTTCCTTCGCCAAATGAAACCTCATGCCCTGTTGTTCCAGCTTTCGCTGCAGAAGCACAGCCGCCGTCCGATCGAGCTGACGGTTCATAAGATACTGCGCATTATGAACAACCTCAGTTTCCATCCCTAGATTCAGCAGGCCTTGAGCGGCTTCAAGTCCTAACAGCCCCCCTCCGATAACTGTGGCCTTACGGTATGTTTTGGCATATCTTGCCATGGTTTCACAATCATTCACATCACGAAAAGCGATTACCCCCTGTTTTCGAGCTCCGGGAATGGGCGGCATGAAAGGCAATGAGCCCGTTGCCAATATGAGCATGTCATAAGGTTCTTTCATGCCGGATTCCGTTTCCACCATCCCGGCTGCAACATCAATACCACAGACGCGTTCACCCGCGTACAGCTTTACCCCGTTCTCTTCATACCAGTCCCAGTCATGGGTAACGATGTGCTTAAATGAGCTCTCCTCCTGAAGCATTTTGGACAGGAGCACTCGGTTGTACCCGGGACGGGGCTCTGCACCAAATATCGTGATTTGGAACCGCTCTGGCTCCAGATCAAGTATTTCCTCCACACATTTAATGCCTGCCATACCGTTGCCGACGACGACCAGTTTTTTCATCATATTAAACCAGCCCCATTCTCCGAATAAAATAAGACAGAAAAAGCCCTTCTCCATTCCATGGAAAAGGGCACCGTTGCCATAAATGCCGGCACATCGTTGTGCCGATATGTATATAAGATTACTGAATTGTGAATGTCATGTCAATATTCAATACATTAAAGTTATATTTTCACCTTATATTTAATTTTTTTACGATTTTGTGTTATGTATATTGACATAAAACAGATCCTTTTTTATAATTTGATTAAAATCACTCCAACGTGATCATACCAAGTCGACTCACAATGAGGTGTGTCAACCACGGCAATGAGGCCGCAAACCGTTTCCTAGATACCATGTAGGGGCGATTTGCGGCTTTTTCATGTTCAAATTACATTTTGCAGACAAAGAACAACAATTAGAACAGGAGAGATGGAGAATGAACAAAAAAAGTTTCTGGAAAAGCGGACACAAGCCCACCCTATTTGGCTCCTTTCTGTATTTTGATATCAGTTTTATGATATGGGGAATGATCGGACCATTGGCCGTTGTAATTGCTAATGATTATCCAATGGACCCTGTACAAAAAGCCAATCTTGTCGCCCTACCTATACTTGGTGGTTCCCTGCTGCGGCTCGTGCTCGGATTCATGTCGGATTATATCGGTCCGAAGCTCACGGGACAGATTGGTATGCTTGTCACGATAATCCCTCTCTTGCTCGGCTGGCTGTGGGTTGATTCGCTAGAGCACATGTACGTTGTTGCCCTGCTCCTGGGCGTAGCTGGAGCATCATTTGCAGCTGCGCTGCCGTTGGCCAGTCAATGGTACCCCAAAGAGCATCAAGGCTTGGCTATGGGAATTGCCGGTGCCGGGAATAGCGGTACCGTCCTTGCGACATTGTTCGCCAACCGCATTGCTCAACATTTTGGCAGTTGGGAAGCCGTTTTCGGATTGGCCATCCTCCCCATCTTAACCGTCTTCGTTCTGTTCAGTATTTTTGCCCGCAATAGCCCTCACCGCCCAGCACCAAAAAGTCTGTCGCAATATGCTTCGGTGCTCAAACAGAGGGATGCCTGGGTATTCTGTGCCTTTTACTGCGTGACGTTTGGCGGATTCGTTGGCCTTTCTAATTATTTGACTATTTTCTTTAATACCCAATATGGCCTCTCCGCGGTACATGCCGCCGATTTTGCGACCATTTGTGTGATTGCCGGAAGCTTCTTTCGTCCTGTAGGTGGCTTTTTGTCCGACCGGATTGGTGGTTCACGCATGTTAATGTACTTGTATGCAGGAGCCGGGATTATGCTCGCAGGCATTGCGTTTTTACCGCCACTTGCCGTGGTAGTCGTGCTGCTGTTCGTAGGCATGATGTGCCTTGGCGCTGGCAACGGCTCCGTATTCCAGCTCGTTCCGCAGCGGTTCGGCAATGAAATCGGGCTCATGACCGGTATCGTCGGCGCTGCTGGTGGCATAGGCGGGTACTTTCTTCCCCTTATACTGGGTCATCTGTACAAATTAACGGGTTCCTATATGCCAGGCTTCATCTCTCTGAGCCTAATCACGTTCTGTGCCTTTACCCTCGTCATCATCATGCAATTGAAATGGCGTAACAGCTGGATGCGACGCTCTGCTACAGTTACTGATGAAGCCGTCAAGCGCATCGGAGAATTAAATGCCTGATGTTCATTAAACATAGAGCTGCGAAGCATTGAATTGTCCCTCAACCATCCCTATAGCCAAAAAAATAGCTTAACTTCGTTTATATAAAATGAAGTTAAGCTATTTTTCATGCGCATTCAATCGAATCACACCTATAAAAACTATGATAATTATCACATTAAATCAATATTTTCCGAAAATATTATGAAAATTAAATGAAATTTTCATTCAAAAAACATTGAAAATCGCTTTCATTTTCATAATTTTTCTTATGTAAACACTTATATAACCATTTTTCACACAACATACTTGTTCACTTGGTTTAAAATAAGGCGTATACTTGTTCACGAATTGTTCAAGGATTAACAAAATGTAATTTTTTAGAAAGAAGGAATTGAAAATGCGTGCTTTTCATTTTACGGAAGACGGATCTATCGAAACTAAATTAACCGGAAAAGATCTACTTGCCAACCCCCTGCTAAATAAAGGAGTGGCTTTTACCCTGGAAGAACGGAAACAGCTTGGACTTGATGGTCTCCTTCCTCCTACGATATTAACTATTGAGGAGCAGGTTCAGCGGGTTTACGAGCAATTTCAGAGCCAACCGGATAATTTGCGTAAAAATGTTGCGTTAAATGATCTTTTTAATCGGAATACCGTTCTTTATTATCGTTTGCTCTCTGAGCACCTAAGCGAAATGCTCCCGATTGTTTATACACCAACAGTAGGCCAGGCTATACAGGAATACAGTCATGAATATCACAAGCCTGGTGGTATGTATTTATCTATCGATAATCTTGCGGGTATTGGAGAGGCTTTTAAGAATTTGAACCTAGACCCTGATGATATCGACCTGATCGTAGCCACAGATTCCGAGAGTATTTTGGGAATCGGGGACTGGGGAGTCGGAGGTATTAATATCTCTATTGGTAAGCTTGCTGTGTATACAGCTGCTGCTGGTATAGATCCTAGCCGGGTGCTGGCAGTTGTTCTTGATGCAGGTACAAACAACGAGAAGCTATTGGAAGATCCTTTATACATGGGGAATCGCCATAAACGTGTACGTGGAGAACAATATGACCAATTTATTGACACTTATGTTCAAGCTGCACTTTCCTTTTTCCCGAATGCCCTGCTGCACTGGGAAGATCTGGGCAATGTCAACGCACGGAACATTATCAATAAATACGGAAATAGTATTCTGACTTTCAATGACGATATTCAAGGTACTGGAGCGGTTACGCTCGCAGGTGTGATGTCTGGTGTTCAATTGTCCGGAATCCCACTGAGCAAGCATCGGGTGCTAGTCTTTGGTCCAGGAGCTGCCGGAATCGGCAATGCAGACCAAATTAGCGCTGCCATGATGCTGGAAGGACTGTCAGAAGCAGAAGCAAGACGTAACTTCTGGGCTTATGATTACCGCGGCCTGCTCACCAACGAAACAGAAGGACTTTTTCCATTCCAGGTCCCTTATGTGCGTGATGTTGCAGAATGCCGTGACTGGGAACATGCTGAGGATGGCAAAATCCCTTTGCTTGAAGTCATTCGCCGCGTGAAACCGACGATTATGATCGGTACTTCCGGTGTTACTGGGGCATTCAGTGAGGAAATCGTTAAAGAAATGGCCAAGCATACAGAACGTCCTATTATTATGCCTATGTCCAACCCGACTCCACTGGCAGAAGCAACTCCGCAAGATTTGATCCACTGGACCGAAGGAAAAGCCCTCATTGCAACAGGAAGTCCTTTCGAGCCAGTGATCTATAACAATATTAAGTTTGAAATTGGGCAATCCAACAATGCTTTCGTATTCCCGGGTCTGGGTCTCGGCGCAATCGTGGTAAAATCCAAAATTATAACAGATAGCATGTTTGCAGCAGCTGCCCATGCAGTAGCTCAAATGGTTGATTTGTCGCAGCCTGGTGCTTCCCTGCTACCAAAAATCAACGAGCTACGAGAAGTATCTGAAGCGGTAGCCGTGGCTGTAGCTAAGGCAGCAGTTCAGGATGGAGTAGCGCGTCATCAACCGGACGATATCGCACAAGCGGTTCGAGATGCGATGTGGGACTGCAAATATAAACCCATCAAACAATATGGTCAGGAAGCGGTCCTGGTTTAAAAAATAGCGAACAACATCAAATTTGTACTTGCATATGCAAAGTGATTATTTAACTGATGTCCGCCATTTTTGGCGGACATCTTCATTGGAGGCGACATCATGGCTACAGGTCATATTTTTATTATCTTAATTCCTATTTTCTTTGTCATTTTAATTGGTTATTTCGCAG
This window contains:
- the nasC gene encoding assimilatory nitrate reductase catalytic subunit NasC gives rise to the protein MCQSGESKPEAGLHVSSVMDTQCPFCSVQCKMTVSTGTETLAGIIRTVYNAEGKPNAASQGRLCIKGMNAHQHATHAERLVQPLIRKEGKLVPVKWEEALDTIASSFSTLLSTQGADAIGIYGGGSLSNETAYLLGKFARVAVGTRYIDYNGRFCMSAAASAGSKVFGVDRGLTCRLADIPLARCIVLAGTNIAECQPTLMPYFHEAKENGAFIIVIDPRATPTAAAADLHLQIKPGTDAVLANAMLKVIVDEGFANEEFIRKRTNAYDQLLTHLKGVDLSESAALCGIEVEMIRQAARAFGSVETGIVFTARGVEQQTDGHMAVRAFLNLVLATGKIGREGCGYGAITGQGNGQGGREHGQKADQLPGYRSIENEEDRFYVASVWGVEPSSLPGKGVSAYEMMELVHQREIQALFVMGSNPVVSNPNVRLVEEALKKLNLLVVADMFLTETARMADVVLPVTSYLENTGTMTNLEGRVLLREAARPAPGEARDDWNILCQLAAKLNKGSYFSYRDAEHIFEELRLASRGGPADYYGITYDRLRREEGVYWPCPSTDRAGMDMMFRETFAHSDQKAVFTVVESCGAGEEISEEYPLILTNGRVLAHYLTGAQTRRSPSLAAREIENYVEIHPRTARRWHIRDGEWVEIASQRGNFTVRSRIKPHIREDTLFVPMHWGGIQNVNRATRPDLDPFCRMPGFKTAAVRIRPLHLAAVATSADNGEWSEF
- the nirB gene encoding nitrite reductase large subunit NirB — its product is MMKKLVVVGNGMAGIKCVEEILDLEPERFQITIFGAEPRPGYNRVLLSKMLQEESSFKHIVTHDWDWYEENGVKLYAGERVCGIDVAAGMVETESGMKEPYDMLILATGSLPFMPPIPGARKQGVIAFRDVNDCETMARYAKTYRKATVIGGGLLGLEAAQGLLNLGMETEVVHNAQYLMNRQLDRTAAVLLQRKLEQQGMRFHLAKETVNIIGRNRAQGLIFADGNRLETDLVVLAVGIRPNIELAQDSGLTVNRAIVVDDYMRTSIPGIYAVGECAEHRGISYGLVAPLYEQGKVLAKVICGRETAPYEGTVPYAQLKVAGIHLFSVGDIREEGSEIAVMEYNGMQEVYKKVMMHAGAVTGAILFGDTAESNSLLGMVRRGASATELASQDNSESRAEDAVAALPEEEMVCACNGVSKGAILRAIATDKLKTVEEVKSRTKASGSCGGCRPLVAALVKNSLSRSTVSGPVVTPTAQEVVPVCGCTHYDHDSLKTAMVDAACQTPKEVVSRLGWTRQQGCELCRPAVLYYLESLGLRDRSATNPLSSGVAVQVAAQCGGEAPSAGLRFTNLNAENQAFVESDLMDQAFVEVAWLRERLATLWGSLALPSLVTVSVCPGSEYPGGVLVHDIGISRSPAGWEVYAGGHAEHPVRQGQLLGLEEDPTEAVLLAAVCLRIYRHSARYGEKMWEWIERTGVMALRESVLDAALRSELAGSLRTTMLTG
- a CDS encoding nitrate/nitrite transporter yields the protein MNKKSFWKSGHKPTLFGSFLYFDISFMIWGMIGPLAVVIANDYPMDPVQKANLVALPILGGSLLRLVLGFMSDYIGPKLTGQIGMLVTIIPLLLGWLWVDSLEHMYVVALLLGVAGASFAAALPLASQWYPKEHQGLAMGIAGAGNSGTVLATLFANRIAQHFGSWEAVFGLAILPILTVFVLFSIFARNSPHRPAPKSLSQYASVLKQRDAWVFCAFYCVTFGGFVGLSNYLTIFFNTQYGLSAVHAADFATICVIAGSFFRPVGGFLSDRIGGSRMLMYLYAGAGIMLAGIAFLPPLAVVVVLLFVGMMCLGAGNGSVFQLVPQRFGNEIGLMTGIVGAAGGIGGYFLPLILGHLYKLTGSYMPGFISLSLITFCAFTLVIIMQLKWRNSWMRRSATVTDEAVKRIGELNA
- a CDS encoding NAD-dependent malic enzyme codes for the protein MRAFHFTEDGSIETKLTGKDLLANPLLNKGVAFTLEERKQLGLDGLLPPTILTIEEQVQRVYEQFQSQPDNLRKNVALNDLFNRNTVLYYRLLSEHLSEMLPIVYTPTVGQAIQEYSHEYHKPGGMYLSIDNLAGIGEAFKNLNLDPDDIDLIVATDSESILGIGDWGVGGINISIGKLAVYTAAAGIDPSRVLAVVLDAGTNNEKLLEDPLYMGNRHKRVRGEQYDQFIDTYVQAALSFFPNALLHWEDLGNVNARNIINKYGNSILTFNDDIQGTGAVTLAGVMSGVQLSGIPLSKHRVLVFGPGAAGIGNADQISAAMMLEGLSEAEARRNFWAYDYRGLLTNETEGLFPFQVPYVRDVAECRDWEHAEDGKIPLLEVIRRVKPTIMIGTSGVTGAFSEEIVKEMAKHTERPIIMPMSNPTPLAEATPQDLIHWTEGKALIATGSPFEPVIYNNIKFEIGQSNNAFVFPGLGLGAIVVKSKIITDSMFAAAAHAVAQMVDLSQPGASLLPKINELREVSEAVAVAVAKAAVQDGVARHQPDDIAQAVRDAMWDCKYKPIKQYGQEAVLV